In Chryseobacterium oranimense, a single window of DNA contains:
- a CDS encoding helix-turn-helix domain-containing protein produces the protein MNVKLLSLIEQRVNKAIYLLSEFLSNSKNHDYLLEKQLSGYTDVVIETHIALFKALNILPHDFLYSVREIQIYYSPDNGLSSNVQLNKKVISYLNKVIGSTLDSNSGFGYSFIPLHLNFYNSFSDLSTVFGLCLIDHSAKTAQSFLHEFTLNTRQINFSTHNINYLDNVLVKFKSDPSVNIRNLSKINNLSYLQFQKDCRQYFGTTFYDFTIKLKMMDVVEDLMFSKLMIKEIVYKHRFAEYSNMYKFFHRTYHFPFKNITRFYYVDKA, from the coding sequence ATGAATGTCAAACTCCTTTCTCTGATTGAGCAAAGAGTCAATAAGGCAATATATTTATTATCTGAATTTTTATCCAATAGTAAAAACCATGATTACTTGCTTGAAAAACAGTTGAGTGGTTATACTGATGTGGTTATAGAAACCCATATTGCCCTATTCAAGGCTCTTAATATTTTACCGCATGATTTTTTATACTCTGTAAGGGAAATACAGATATATTATTCCCCTGATAATGGATTAAGCAGTAATGTTCAATTAAATAAAAAAGTTATTTCTTACCTGAACAAAGTAATAGGTTCCACGCTTGATAGCAATTCAGGTTTCGGCTATAGCTTTATCCCGTTACATCTGAATTTCTATAATAGTTTTTCAGATCTTTCCACAGTATTCGGGCTTTGTTTAATTGACCATTCAGCCAAAACAGCACAAAGCTTTTTGCATGAGTTTACCCTGAATACAAGGCAGATTAATTTCAGTACCCACAATATAAATTATCTGGATAATGTACTTGTAAAATTCAAATCGGATCCTTCTGTTAACATAAGGAATCTGAGTAAGATTAATAATTTAAGCTACCTGCAGTTTCAAAAGGACTGCCGGCAGTATTTTGGGACCACTTTCTATGATTTTACAATTAAGCTGAAAATGATGGATGTAGTAGAAGACCTCATGTTTTCAAAGCTGATGATAAAAGAAATTGTGTATAAGCATAGGTTTGCTGAATATAGCAATATGTATAAATTTTTTCACAGAACCTATCATTTTCCCTTTAAAAATATTACCAGATTTTATTACGTTGATAAAGCGTGA
- a CDS encoding TonB-dependent receptor domain-containing protein, with amino-acid sequence MTNSKLLLTALAFGMLSNTVAAQQYTLSGSVINGLNGDLRDTNLQVKNKQSQIVVNAQTDPSGKFKILLNKGAYTLLITQLGKKYYEKSIELNGDIDLGTITISNNILLEGVVINGQKQLIERKTDRLIFNVEKSAFAAGGNGLDAITVTPGLLVSNETITMLGKSGMGFMVDGRIMNISGDALISYLKSIPSSDIKSIEVITNPPSKYSAEGNSGLVNIVLKKSRADNWSSTVMTSYQQGKYAQQSSSANLSYKKKKLSLFSNLNYSYGKYYGMEELEIQYPETYWHSDKEYQYKINTLSGRIAVDYDLSKQLQIGAMYNGSLSKPITEDDDLSLENNPAYTNQYHTVGRTERKRQLHTVNFHTIYKIDSLGKQLNLDFDFFTYRDKSDRNFDVYLNNAAAFESRNQNNALQNINNYSVNLDMEHPTKAVKLNYGARVSFSKTNNDLYSDIQQVGFLQQDLFTYRENTQALFFSGEREIGKKKEWSAKLGLRVENTQLESENVFMGNKNNTHYLKFFPTAYLQYKPTENNTISLDYGKRISRPSFTNLNPFRIYSSPFSYWEGNPSLTPSYTHNIELNYIYKDILQSVLYWEKIDDMFGGIVLLNNDNVTQRVTQLNYAQGQTYGFRQTYVYKKKKWLESYITGYIGYQKSTSEIYPLTPKEIEGFFSMIAISGNFLINSTMSTGFNLLHRFPNKSIDMVENKTNTLLDFYFKAKLWNKLGLVLSVNNILKEYQFNSVSERSGNRTYTNGYYDSRYVRLTLNYSFGGQINVNQRTYRNQEERNRTN; translated from the coding sequence ATGACCAACTCAAAACTTCTGCTTACGGCACTTGCCTTTGGTATGTTATCCAATACGGTAGCTGCTCAACAATATACACTTAGCGGAAGTGTTATCAATGGTCTTAACGGTGATCTGCGGGATACCAATCTGCAGGTAAAAAATAAGCAGAGCCAGATTGTTGTAAATGCACAAACGGATCCTTCGGGTAAATTTAAAATACTTTTGAATAAGGGAGCGTATACACTTCTGATTACTCAATTGGGAAAGAAATATTATGAAAAATCTATCGAGCTAAACGGAGATATTGATTTAGGAACTATTACCATTAGTAACAATATTTTGCTGGAAGGTGTGGTTATCAACGGACAGAAACAGCTCATTGAAAGAAAAACAGACCGTTTGATATTCAATGTTGAAAAATCAGCATTTGCTGCCGGTGGAAACGGGCTGGATGCCATTACGGTAACCCCGGGACTTCTGGTAAGCAACGAAACGATAACGATGCTTGGAAAAAGCGGAATGGGATTTATGGTGGATGGCAGAATCATGAACATCAGCGGGGATGCACTCATCAGTTATTTAAAAAGTATTCCGAGCAGCGACATTAAAAGCATTGAGGTAATCACCAATCCCCCATCCAAGTACAGTGCGGAGGGAAACAGCGGACTGGTTAATATTGTTTTAAAAAAATCACGGGCAGATAATTGGTCATCCACCGTTATGACTAGTTACCAGCAAGGGAAATATGCACAGCAATCCTCCTCTGCCAATTTAAGCTATAAAAAGAAAAAACTGTCTTTATTTTCCAACCTGAATTACAGCTACGGCAAATATTACGGTATGGAAGAGCTGGAAATTCAGTATCCGGAAACCTACTGGCATTCCGATAAAGAATATCAATATAAAATAAATACATTATCCGGGAGAATTGCAGTCGATTATGATCTGTCCAAACAGCTTCAGATCGGGGCTATGTATAATGGAAGCTTAAGTAAACCCATTACAGAAGATGATGATTTATCCCTTGAAAATAATCCGGCTTATACCAACCAATATCATACAGTTGGCAGAACTGAGAGAAAAAGACAGCTGCACACCGTCAACTTTCATACGATTTATAAAATAGACAGTTTAGGAAAACAGCTTAATCTTGATTTTGATTTTTTCACGTACAGGGACAAAAGTGACAGAAATTTTGATGTATACCTGAATAATGCTGCCGCTTTTGAGAGCCGGAATCAGAATAATGCGCTTCAAAATATAAATAATTACTCTGTAAATCTGGATATGGAGCATCCTACGAAAGCTGTCAAATTAAACTACGGAGCAAGGGTCTCTTTTTCGAAGACGAATAATGATCTTTATTCGGATATACAGCAGGTTGGGTTTTTGCAGCAGGATCTTTTCACATACAGGGAAAATACACAGGCTCTTTTTTTCTCGGGTGAAAGGGAAATTGGGAAAAAAAAGGAATGGTCGGCCAAATTAGGGCTAAGGGTTGAAAATACTCAACTGGAATCTGAAAATGTTTTCATGGGGAATAAAAACAATACCCATTATCTGAAGTTCTTTCCAACGGCATATCTTCAGTATAAACCAACTGAAAACAATACCATTTCGCTGGATTATGGCAAAAGGATTTCCAGACCGTCATTTACTAACCTGAATCCTTTCCGCATCTACAGCAGCCCGTTTAGCTATTGGGAGGGTAACCCATCGTTAACGCCGTCCTATACTCATAATATTGAACTGAACTATATCTATAAAGATATTCTTCAAAGTGTTTTATACTGGGAAAAGATTGATGATATGTTTGGAGGGATTGTTCTATTGAACAACGATAATGTGACGCAACGGGTAACCCAGCTTAATTATGCGCAAGGACAAACGTATGGATTCCGGCAGACCTATGTTTATAAAAAAAAGAAATGGCTGGAAAGCTATATAACAGGATATATTGGTTATCAGAAGTCAACATCAGAGATTTATCCCTTAACACCGAAGGAAATTGAAGGCTTTTTCAGCATGATTGCCATATCAGGTAACTTCCTGATCAATAGTACGATGAGCACGGGGTTTAATTTATTACACAGATTCCCCAATAAATCTATAGATATGGTTGAGAATAAAACCAATACCCTTTTAGATTTTTATTTTAAAGCCAAACTTTGGAATAAACTGGGACTTGTATTATCTGTCAATAATATACTTAAGGAATATCAATTTAATTCAGTATCCGAGCGGAGCGGCAACAGGACCTACACCAACGGATATTATGATTCCAGATATGTCAGACTAACATTAAACTATTCTTTTGGAGGGCAGATTAACGTTAATCAAAGAACTTACCGGAATCAGGAAGAAAGAAACAGAACCAACTGA
- a CDS encoding radical SAM/SPASM domain-containing protein: MKYSQFNSIVPFNNQYALFNSFEKKVIMLEPELKELLEAGKRDGIDELSEIHPDFYDYLKEEYFLVDEDVNEVQKVKEISKKIDNNPNMFFLIVNPTMNCNFKCWYCYETHIKKSRLEETVLDSVNKFITKTVSQKSIKSFILSFFGGEPLLYFNRNVTPMIDHLVEECKKYDTEFNIAFTTNGYLLNDEFINYFVDRNLEAGLQITFDGYGEEHDKVRFVNKTRGSYNEIVSNIKNLLKHDNFFVRARINYTHENIHNCFKIVDEFSYLSEEEKKKKLLFDFHRVWQDDEPDGTNIVADENAEKMKTKGFNTKVMYSINNVQDPCYADKRNSATINYNGDLYKCTARDFLPKNRVGYLTQDGDLVWENNHLERRMEAKFQNKPCLQCRLLPLCNGGCSQHAVEHIELGDEYCIYNGDDHEKDKVVLSKIEEIVNALA, from the coding sequence ATGAAATACAGCCAATTCAACTCAATTGTGCCTTTCAATAATCAGTATGCTCTGTTTAATTCCTTTGAAAAGAAAGTGATTATGCTGGAGCCTGAGCTAAAGGAACTTTTAGAAGCAGGAAAAAGAGATGGTATTGATGAGCTTTCTGAAATTCATCCCGATTTCTATGATTATCTGAAAGAAGAATATTTTCTTGTGGATGAGGACGTTAATGAAGTTCAGAAGGTAAAAGAGATATCAAAAAAAATAGATAACAATCCCAATATGTTCTTTTTGATTGTCAATCCTACGATGAATTGCAATTTCAAATGTTGGTACTGTTATGAAACCCATATTAAGAAATCAAGGTTAGAAGAAACCGTTCTGGATTCCGTTAATAAATTTATCACTAAAACTGTTTCTCAAAAATCTATAAAAAGTTTCATTCTATCATTTTTTGGCGGTGAGCCCCTGCTGTATTTTAACAGAAATGTAACCCCGATGATCGATCACCTTGTTGAAGAATGCAAAAAATATGATACGGAATTTAATATTGCCTTCACAACCAACGGCTATTTACTGAATGATGAATTCATTAATTATTTTGTCGACAGAAATCTTGAAGCAGGTCTTCAGATTACCTTCGACGGATATGGAGAAGAGCACGATAAAGTACGCTTTGTCAATAAGACAAGAGGAAGCTATAATGAAATTGTAAGCAACATAAAGAATCTGCTGAAGCATGATAACTTTTTTGTTCGCGCAAGAATTAATTACACCCACGAAAACATTCACAACTGTTTTAAAATCGTTGATGAGTTTTCTTATTTAAGCGAAGAAGAGAAAAAGAAAAAACTTCTTTTTGATTTTCACAGGGTATGGCAGGATGATGAACCGGACGGAACCAATATAGTCGCCGACGAGAATGCCGAAAAAATGAAAACCAAAGGATTCAATACAAAAGTGATGTATTCAATCAACAATGTACAAGATCCTTGTTACGCCGATAAAAGAAACAGCGCAACCATTAATTATAATGGCGATTTATATAAATGTACGGCCAGGGATTTTCTTCCTAAAAACAGAGTCGGATACCTTACCCAGGACGGAGATCTGGTTTGGGAAAACAATCACCTTGAACGCCGTATGGAAGCAAAATTCCAAAACAAACCCTGCCTGCAATGCAGATTATTACCATTATGCAACGGAGGATGCAGCCAGCATGCAGTAGAGCATATTGAACTTGGCGATGAATATTGTATATATAATGGTGATGATCATGAAAAAGATAAAGTAGTACTAAGCAAAATAGAAGAAATAGTGAATGCGTTGGCCTAA
- a CDS encoding peptidase domain-containing ABC transporter, translated as MRWPKNKFTFYHQLQSTDCAAACLAMILSYHGKKKYSFTFVKSLFEFTRVGVSVDDVVAASSKAGLKSTPVQITISDLKEIPLPVILFWKQDHFIVLENIEEKNNQNTYFLADPAYGRIKLDEEGFSNEWRGTGDKGILIYSEKDPEWEATKLPTDQPESFSKSEFFREAVNYVKSRKGGYLLAIFLIIIGLLINSSIPFVFKNIIDEGILQKNSNLILFLLASQLVLFISSFISDFFSNLLLTKINFNLSISLKSNLLKKLMNLPIRYFDTRLNTETLQRINDQQKIQNYVTWKGVDFLISILNILLFGSILFYFSRWVFIVYLVLSVMSVAWIFLFLKKRAVLEYALFLRQSENSNHIYEFIMNMPEIKVNNAQTFSINKILAIQKKLNSIELNSLFLNMYQLVGVNFLSKLKEITAIGICAILIMDGKMSLGVLMSISYVIGQLSSPINRLVSLVKDTQDAEIASKRIGEIYNEQEENLARTINLTSQVNTLSINNISFKYPGNFNPFVLNDINFKILPNKVTAIVGSSGSGKTTLLKILLAYYPVTSGKILLNGMDLNDVYADQWRKKCGIVLQDGHIFSGTLAENIAFTEEKIEYDKLMEAARIACIDSFIESLPMGYNTKVGNIGIQLSGGQKQRILIARAVYKDPEFLFLDEATSALDAENEKQIYNNLQSFFEGRTVVVIAHRLSTVKNADQIIVLKHGKIAEIGNHYKLVDTKNEYFNLVRNQLELGN; from the coding sequence ATGCGTTGGCCTAAAAATAAATTTACATTTTACCACCAGCTGCAAAGTACAGATTGTGCTGCAGCCTGTCTCGCTATGATTCTCAGCTATCATGGCAAAAAAAAGTATTCCTTTACTTTTGTAAAATCTTTATTTGAATTTACAAGAGTTGGGGTTTCCGTAGATGATGTTGTAGCAGCATCATCGAAAGCCGGGCTGAAATCTACTCCGGTACAAATCACCATTTCCGATTTAAAAGAAATTCCGCTGCCGGTCATCTTATTCTGGAAGCAGGATCACTTTATAGTACTGGAAAATATTGAAGAAAAAAACAATCAGAATACTTATTTTTTAGCTGATCCCGCATACGGAAGAATTAAACTGGATGAAGAAGGTTTCTCCAATGAATGGCGTGGAACAGGAGATAAAGGCATTCTTATTTACTCTGAAAAAGACCCTGAATGGGAGGCTACAAAGCTCCCTACTGATCAGCCTGAGAGTTTTTCAAAATCTGAATTTTTCAGAGAAGCTGTCAATTACGTTAAAAGCCGTAAAGGAGGCTATCTTTTAGCCATTTTCTTAATTATTATCGGGTTGCTGATCAACAGCAGCATTCCTTTTGTCTTTAAAAATATAATTGATGAAGGAATATTACAGAAAAACTCAAATCTTATACTTTTTTTGCTTGCGTCGCAACTTGTATTGTTTATTTCCAGCTTTATCAGCGATTTTTTCAGTAATTTACTACTTACCAAAATCAACTTTAATTTAAGTATTTCACTTAAAAGCAACCTTCTTAAAAAACTGATGAACCTGCCGATCCGTTACTTTGATACGAGGTTAAATACAGAAACCCTCCAAAGAATTAATGACCAGCAGAAAATTCAGAATTATGTCACATGGAAAGGAGTTGATTTTTTAATCAGCATATTGAATATTTTACTTTTCGGAAGCATTTTATTTTATTTCAGCCGATGGGTTTTTATTGTTTATCTTGTTCTCTCGGTAATGAGCGTTGCATGGATCTTCTTGTTTCTGAAAAAACGGGCCGTTCTTGAATATGCATTATTTCTGAGACAGTCGGAAAACAGTAACCATATTTATGAATTCATTATGAATATGCCTGAAATAAAGGTAAATAATGCCCAGACTTTTTCCATTAATAAAATACTTGCGATTCAGAAAAAACTCAATTCAATTGAACTGAACTCCTTATTTCTGAATATGTACCAGCTGGTAGGTGTGAATTTTTTATCCAAACTTAAGGAAATCACAGCTATTGGTATCTGTGCCATTTTAATCATGGACGGGAAAATGAGTTTAGGGGTTCTGATGAGTATTTCCTACGTTATCGGGCAGCTTTCCTCTCCCATCAACAGATTGGTCAGTCTGGTAAAAGACACTCAGGACGCAGAAATCGCCTCTAAAAGAATTGGTGAAATTTATAATGAGCAGGAGGAAAATCTGGCAAGAACAATAAATCTCACATCGCAAGTCAACACCCTTTCCATTAACAATATTTCATTTAAATATCCTGGAAACTTCAATCCTTTTGTTCTAAACGATATCAATTTCAAAATTCTTCCCAATAAAGTAACAGCCATAGTAGGTTCCAGCGGAAGCGGTAAAACCACCCTGCTTAAAATATTATTGGCCTACTACCCTGTCACTTCCGGTAAAATATTACTCAATGGCATGGATCTAAACGATGTTTACGCAGATCAATGGCGTAAGAAATGCGGTATTGTACTTCAGGACGGCCATATTTTCAGTGGAACTCTTGCCGAGAACATCGCTTTTACCGAAGAAAAAATTGAGTATGATAAATTAATGGAAGCTGCAAGAATTGCATGTATTGATTCCTTTATTGAATCACTTCCAATGGGTTATAATACCAAAGTAGGTAATATCGGAATTCAGTTAAGCGGCGGACAAAAACAGCGTATTTTAATAGCCAGAGCCGTCTATAAGGATCCTGAATTCCTGTTCTTGGATGAAGCAACTTCAGCACTGGACGCCGAAAACGAAAAGCAGATCTATAATAATCTCCAGTCATTCTTTGAAGGCAGAACCGTTGTTGTGATTGCCCATCGTTTGTCAACCGTAAAAAATGCTGACCAGATTATTGTTCTGAAGCATGGAAAAATTGCAGAAATAGGAAATCACTATAAACTGGTGGATACTAAAAATGAATATTTTAATCTGGTAAGAAATCAGTTGGAGCTGGGGAATTAA
- a CDS encoding MarR family winged helix-turn-helix transcriptional regulator → MNIIDESGILAISTRLQRLSEQLRKDGAMIYKSFGIDFEPKWFPVIFTLHHKEMLSVVEIANEIGYTHPSTISLLKELEKEKLIQSKKDKQDERRRLIILTPKGVELIEKMKPVWELVSKVLGEIADNNNNLLAAINEAEEKIAEQSFYQRALKMKKESE, encoded by the coding sequence ATGAATATAATAGATGAATCAGGAATCCTGGCCATATCAACAAGGCTACAGCGGTTAAGTGAACAATTGAGAAAAGATGGAGCCATGATTTATAAATCTTTCGGCATTGACTTTGAACCCAAGTGGTTTCCTGTGATCTTTACTCTCCATCATAAAGAAATGCTGAGCGTTGTGGAAATTGCCAACGAAATAGGGTATACCCATCCATCTACCATAAGTTTACTGAAAGAACTGGAAAAAGAAAAGCTTATTCAATCCAAAAAAGACAAACAGGACGAGCGCAGAAGACTGATTATACTAACCCCCAAAGGTGTTGAACTGATTGAGAAAATGAAGCCGGTTTGGGAACTGGTGTCAAAAGTACTTGGCGAAATCGCGGATAATAACAATAATCTCCTGGCAGCAATTAATGAAGCGGAAGAAAAAATAGCCGAGCAGTCTTTCTATCAGAGGGCTTTGAAAATGAAAAAAGAAAGTGAATAG
- a CDS encoding GNAT family N-acetyltransferase has protein sequence MKMTIQQLDNTYSDQLIDLILTIQQKEFNVPITIEDQPDLKMIESFYMESGGNFWGAFIDGELVGSIALVKFDERAGAVRKMFVKKEFRGKELNIAQELLEVLISFCRENGIDAIYLGTVNILKAAMRFYERNHFLQVEKKNLPARFPLMDADNVFYYLNINQTV, from the coding sequence ATGAAAATGACTATCCAACAATTAGATAATACTTATTCAGATCAGCTGATTGACTTAATTCTTACCATCCAGCAAAAAGAATTTAATGTACCCATTACAATAGAAGATCAGCCGGATTTAAAAATGATTGAGAGCTTTTATATGGAATCCGGCGGAAATTTCTGGGGTGCTTTTATAGACGGTGAGCTGGTGGGTTCCATAGCTTTGGTTAAATTTGATGAAAGAGCAGGAGCGGTGAGAAAAATGTTTGTTAAAAAAGAATTCAGGGGAAAAGAACTGAATATTGCACAGGAGCTTCTGGAAGTTTTAATATCTTTCTGTCGTGAAAATGGAATAGATGCCATCTATCTTGGAACCGTCAACATATTAAAGGCAGCTATGCGTTTTTATGAACGCAATCATTTTTTACAGGTTGAAAAGAAAAATCTGCCAGCCCGTTTTCCACTGATGGATGCAGATAATGTTTTCTACTATTTAAATATAAATCAAACGGTATGA
- a CDS encoding TolC family protein: MKSLLNIIKGITFSVAILGAVTSCMARKEYERPKNVVDEKLFRTDMLPSDSTTIANVSWKEIFTDPILQKHISKALDNNLDIRIALQSINSAEAYLKQSKAAYEPSLTVGPGYSFQTQSLNTQTGQLFGERRYINQLDITASLGWEADLWGKLKAQEKAQLATYLGTVAAHKAVKSDLVASIASAYYQLLTFDDQKRIITETIAVREKNLETTKALKVAGTVTEVAVQQSEALVFNAKSLLIDMDTQIQLLENTMSLLMGEPSHTIERSTLRSQQVPIDLKLGYPAQLLANRPDVMRAEYNLMNTFELTNAAKAQFYPTLKITGNGGIQSLDIDHLFSVNSLFASVVGGLAQPILNRRAIKTNYEVSLANQETAYLNFRKTVLTAGKEVSDAIRVFSVQDSFIELKQKELNAYKNSVEYSQELVNYGMANYLEVLNASVNSLNAELNISNAEYSKMKAAVELYQALGGGWK, translated from the coding sequence ATGAAGAGTTTATTAAACATCATAAAAGGAATAACTTTTTCAGTCGCAATTCTTGGTGCCGTTACCTCCTGTATGGCAAGAAAAGAGTACGAAAGACCGAAAAATGTTGTGGACGAAAAGCTTTTCCGTACAGATATGCTGCCTTCTGACAGTACAACGATTGCCAATGTTTCATGGAAAGAAATATTTACAGATCCTATACTTCAGAAGCATATTTCAAAGGCTTTGGATAATAATTTAGATATAAGGATCGCCCTGCAAAGCATCAATTCTGCGGAAGCTTATTTAAAGCAGAGTAAAGCAGCTTACGAACCTAGTTTAACAGTGGGGCCCGGCTATTCTTTCCAGACGCAGTCTTTAAATACACAGACCGGGCAGTTATTTGGAGAGAGACGGTATATCAATCAGCTTGATATTACAGCAAGTTTAGGTTGGGAAGCTGACCTCTGGGGTAAACTGAAAGCTCAGGAAAAAGCCCAGTTAGCAACCTATTTAGGAACGGTTGCAGCGCACAAAGCTGTTAAAAGTGATCTGGTTGCCTCAATTGCCTCTGCTTACTATCAATTGCTGACTTTTGATGATCAGAAAAGAATCATTACAGAAACCATTGCAGTTCGTGAGAAAAACCTGGAAACCACCAAAGCTTTAAAAGTTGCAGGAACAGTAACGGAAGTTGCAGTTCAGCAGAGTGAAGCATTGGTTTTCAATGCCAAGTCTTTACTGATTGACATGGATACTCAGATTCAGCTGTTGGAGAATACAATGAGTCTGCTGATGGGAGAGCCTTCCCATACCATTGAAAGATCAACATTGAGAAGCCAGCAGGTTCCCATTGATTTAAAGTTAGGATATCCTGCTCAGCTACTGGCCAACCGTCCTGATGTAATGAGAGCGGAATATAATTTAATGAATACTTTTGAACTAACCAATGCTGCAAAAGCTCAGTTTTATCCTACTTTAAAAATTACAGGAAACGGAGGAATCCAGTCCCTTGATATTGATCATTTATTCAGTGTAAATTCATTGTTTGCAAGTGTAGTGGGAGGTTTGGCTCAGCCGATTTTGAACAGAAGAGCAATCAAAACCAATTATGAAGTAAGCCTGGCCAATCAGGAAACGGCTTATCTGAATTTTAGAAAAACAGTGCTTACGGCCGGAAAAGAGGTTTCAGATGCGATCCGTGTTTTCTCGGTTCAGGATTCTTTTATTGAATTGAAGCAGAAAGAGCTTAATGCATATAAAAATTCTGTTGAGTACTCTCAGGAGCTTGTGAACTACGGTATGGCCAACTATCTTGAGGTTTTGAATGCAAGTGTGAATTCATTAAACGCAGAACTGAATATTTCCAATGCGGAATACAGCAAAATGAAAGCTGCTGTAGAGCTTTACCAGGCTCTTGGCGGTGGATGGAAATAG